The Lottiidibacillus patelloidae genome window below encodes:
- a CDS encoding cell wall-binding repeat-containing protein — protein MLRMWNTLLICVSILVYTFSITTSAAANETYVKTFSLSSSGENEVLLDNGMVISINMVDEVETIVEISRNESELFHQNLSFISLEKVTYLLHGNNEYLILPYRYDGSAGTTYFSVLKLQSDAVEQIHVSTVYDQGIVEVDKNLITVTGAIYEESDPRSTPSKKIVKTYELNNDSVVETSEQITENKQQYIQPENRTSNFYIMSQGSYNPPADEISRMLTEKAIEYNIPPELVKAIAWSETNWLQFRETDDPNGRWKAGDPVISHIDRRGIGIMQVTKYSESEVANNANEDIVRLKNDIEYNIESGIKILKDKWNYGGKITPIINDGAWDVLDHWYFAILAYNGMSYQNDPNHPNRKKEVYQDRVYKFLAKHSEITLTPFPIEELDFYYKEDSPVIRFNNKMHYDLPYLNRKTHHGYTLENWLQPISQVNLRTEPSTVKAQESVIRQLPVGEIVEITGEVIYDTNNTKHYVWYPVKTQSGENGFVASSYFANVEKKVETVELAGKSRYDTAIKIANDGWQQADTIILANGFATPDALTGSVLAKKFDAPLLLTKSDALLPEVALEMERLKPKKIYILGSYGVISKELEDQLVLDGQEKGYTVTRIGGGNRMETAALIAKEISATSNEIIIAAARDKYGNASPDALSVAPYAGSNQIPIFLTNTDTLSNYISEYISGKDITKVTIIGGIGAISEEVEAEINKLVPNVVRIAGSSRYETSLEIAKTLKIKSDKIFFARGDVFVDALSASPLAARENKPIILIKQDGLPNELKQYLDEELIYLPKVYFLGGLGAIGAETRSLVQETILNKFPVIQQEK, from the coding sequence ATGCTTCGGATGTGGAACACCTTGTTAATTTGTGTCAGTATACTAGTTTATACTTTTTCAATCACCACCAGTGCTGCAGCAAATGAAACATATGTTAAGACTTTCTCCCTTAGCAGTTCTGGAGAAAATGAAGTTCTACTTGATAACGGTATGGTCATCTCTATTAATATGGTTGATGAAGTTGAAACGATAGTAGAGATTAGTAGAAACGAGAGCGAGTTATTTCACCAGAATTTAAGCTTTATTAGTTTAGAAAAGGTAACATACCTTTTACATGGCAATAATGAATATTTAATTCTTCCATATCGTTACGACGGAAGCGCTGGAACTACATACTTCTCAGTCTTAAAACTTCAAAGCGACGCTGTCGAACAAATCCATGTTTCTACTGTCTATGATCAAGGTATTGTAGAAGTAGATAAGAATCTAATAACTGTAACTGGGGCAATTTATGAAGAAAGTGATCCACGATCTACTCCTTCAAAGAAAATTGTGAAAACATATGAATTAAATAATGATTCAGTAGTAGAAACTAGTGAACAAATTACAGAAAATAAGCAACAATACATTCAACCTGAAAATAGGACTTCTAATTTTTATATTATGTCTCAAGGTAGTTACAATCCACCTGCAGATGAAATTAGTCGAATGTTGACCGAAAAAGCAATAGAATATAATATTCCTCCGGAACTAGTGAAAGCGATTGCTTGGTCTGAGACAAATTGGTTACAATTCCGTGAAACTGACGACCCTAATGGAAGATGGAAAGCTGGAGATCCTGTCATTAGTCATATTGATCGCAGAGGAATAGGTATTATGCAAGTCACGAAATATTCTGAATCAGAAGTAGCAAATAATGCAAATGAAGATATCGTAAGATTAAAGAATGATATCGAGTATAATATTGAGTCAGGTATAAAAATTTTAAAAGATAAATGGAATTACGGCGGAAAAATTACTCCCATTATTAACGATGGTGCTTGGGATGTTTTAGATCATTGGTATTTTGCTATCTTAGCTTATAATGGTATGTCGTATCAAAATGACCCAAATCACCCTAATAGAAAGAAAGAAGTTTATCAAGACCGAGTATATAAATTTTTAGCAAAGCATAGTGAAATAACATTAACACCATTCCCGATAGAAGAACTTGATTTTTATTACAAAGAAGATAGTCCTGTAATTCGTTTTAATAATAAAATGCATTATGACCTACCTTACTTAAATAGAAAAACACACCATGGCTATACATTGGAAAATTGGTTGCAACCAATAAGTCAAGTTAACTTACGTACTGAACCTTCAACTGTAAAAGCACAGGAATCAGTAATTAGACAGTTACCTGTAGGAGAAATTGTCGAAATTACTGGAGAAGTAATTTATGACACTAATAATACAAAGCATTACGTTTGGTACCCTGTTAAAACACAATCAGGAGAAAATGGGTTCGTTGCATCTAGCTATTTTGCTAATGTTGAAAAGAAAGTAGAAACTGTTGAGCTGGCTGGGAAGAGTCGTTACGATACAGCGATAAAAATTGCTAATGATGGTTGGCAGCAAGCAGACACAATCATCTTAGCAAATGGCTTTGCAACACCGGATGCCTTAACAGGTAGTGTTTTAGCAAAGAAATTCGATGCGCCACTGCTTTTAACGAAAAGTGATGCTTTATTACCAGAAGTTGCTTTAGAAATGGAAAGATTAAAGCCTAAAAAAATCTATATTTTAGGTAGTTATGGAGTAATATCAAAAGAGCTTGAAGATCAATTAGTTCTTGATGGGCAGGAAAAAGGATACACGGTTACTCGTATTGGTGGAGGTAACCGAATGGAGACGGCTGCATTAATTGCAAAAGAAATTTCTGCTACATCAAATGAAATTATCATTGCTGCAGCTAGAGATAAATATGGAAATGCGTCACCTGATGCATTAAGTGTTGCACCTTATGCAGGAAGTAATCAAATTCCAATTTTCTTAACAAATACAGACACATTATCCAATTATATTTCTGAATATATTAGTGGAAAAGACATTACAAAAGTAACGATAATTGGCGGTATAGGTGCTATTTCTGAAGAGGTAGAAGCCGAAATTAACAAACTAGTACCGAATGTAGTACGAATTGCTGGTTCAAGTCGCTATGAAACTAGCTTAGAGATTGCGAAAACACTTAAAATTAAGAGTGATAAAATATTTTTCGCAAGAGGCGACGTATTTGTAGATGCGTTATCGGCATCGCCATTAGCTGCTAGAGAAAATAAGCCAATTATATTAATAAAGCAAGATGGTTTACCAAATGAACTTAAGCAGTACTTGGATGAAGAATTAATTTATTTACCTAAAGTTTACTTTTTAGGTGGGCTTGGGGCTATAGGGGCTGAAACTCGTTCGTTAGTTCAAGAAACAATATTGAATAAGTTCCCTGTAATACAACAAGAAAAATAA
- a CDS encoding UDP-glucose dehydrogenase family protein: protein MNICIIGTGYVGLVSGACYSDIGHNVTCIDINKEKIESLNKGIVPIFEPGLEELIKKNVKADRLKFSIEFEQGIQGANIVYLIVGTDPLSNGETDLTYLKEAAKSVAKYLTDYKLIAIKSTVPVGTCRKIKKLITKEAGHSNFDIASNPEFLREGSAISDTFNMERAVFGVETDRAEKLLRKLHEKFKTKVVVTNLESSEMIKYAANAFLATKISFINEIANVCEKVGADVTKVSEGIGLDHRISPFFLNAGIGYGGSCFPKDTSSLVKIAEEVGYDFKIVKDVERVNYEQRFKVIEKLKEAIGGKLKGKRIAVLGLAFKPNTDDMRGAPSIDIIYKLQQCEANIIAYDPIASENAKKIIPNLKTTNSILEAANGAHALIILTEWPEFQDIDLEVLEKIMDNNVIIDGRNVFSISMMKSLDFYYASIGRETIYPKGKKSSQ, encoded by the coding sequence ATGAATATATGTATTATTGGGACAGGGTATGTTGGTCTAGTGTCCGGTGCTTGCTATAGTGATATAGGACACAATGTAACTTGTATAGATATAAATAAAGAAAAAATAGAAAGTTTAAATAAAGGTATAGTCCCTATTTTTGAGCCAGGTCTAGAAGAGCTTATAAAAAAAAATGTAAAGGCAGACCGACTCAAATTTTCAATTGAATTCGAACAAGGTATACAAGGGGCAAATATTGTCTACCTTATAGTTGGAACAGATCCACTTTCTAATGGGGAAACTGATTTAACATATTTAAAAGAAGCAGCTAAGTCTGTTGCTAAATATCTAACAGACTACAAATTAATAGCAATTAAAAGTACAGTTCCTGTAGGCACATGTAGAAAAATTAAAAAACTAATAACGAAAGAAGCAGGGCACTCAAATTTTGATATTGCCTCTAATCCTGAGTTTTTAAGGGAAGGTTCTGCTATCTCTGATACTTTTAATATGGAGAGGGCTGTATTTGGGGTTGAAACAGACCGTGCTGAGAAATTGTTGAGAAAATTACATGAAAAATTTAAAACAAAAGTAGTAGTTACAAACTTAGAATCTTCTGAGATGATAAAATATGCTGCCAATGCATTTTTGGCAACAAAGATTAGCTTCATTAATGAAATTGCAAATGTTTGTGAAAAGGTAGGAGCTGATGTGACGAAAGTCTCTGAAGGGATAGGTCTTGATCATCGAATTAGTCCATTCTTTTTAAATGCAGGAATTGGCTATGGCGGATCTTGTTTTCCTAAAGATACTAGTTCACTTGTGAAAATTGCTGAAGAGGTAGGGTATGATTTTAAAATTGTCAAAGATGTTGAAAGAGTGAATTATGAACAACGTTTTAAAGTCATTGAAAAATTAAAAGAAGCTATTGGTGGAAAACTTAAAGGTAAACGGATTGCCGTCTTAGGGTTAGCTTTTAAGCCTAATACGGATGATATGAGAGGTGCCCCCTCTATTGACATCATCTATAAATTACAACAATGTGAAGCCAATATCATCGCTTACGATCCCATTGCAAGCGAAAATGCCAAAAAGATTATTCCTAACTTAAAGACGACGAATAGTATTTTGGAAGCAGCGAATGGTGCACATGCTCTAATCATCTTAACTGAATGGCCAGAGTTCCAAGACATAGATTTGGAAGTATTAGAAAAAATAATGGACAATAACGTAATTATTGATGGAAGAAATGTCTTCTCCATTAGTATGATGAAAAGTCTTGATTTTTATTATGCTTCAATTGGAAGAGAAACAATATACCCAAAAGGTAAAAAAAGTTCACAATAA
- a CDS encoding glycosyltransferase family 4 protein encodes MIILFVVACLATFLLTYFSTPLVKKFAIKIGAVDKPNERKVHEKIMPRMGGVAIYLSVSIVYLLMIYFTDLAGSNLGYAILIGGFIIVLTGVLDDLIELSPNYKLLGQLLGSVVAIFFGLQMEFITNPFTSESIYIGWIGIPLTIFWILAITNAMNLIDGLDGLASGVACIASFALFLVSLSLGNMMAALILLMICGSLVAFLFYNFYPAKIFMGDSGSLFLGYLLAIVSLSELKQVTFVTVIVPILILGVPISDTIYAMIRRKLNNQPISCPDKNHLHHRLLKLGLSHKQTVLTIYLISFIFSLLALLLAKVAVWISFIILLFYIILIQVSAEVIGMMQSRHRPLITMYKRIRAILK; translated from the coding sequence ATGATTATTCTCTTTGTTGTTGCGTGCTTAGCAACATTTTTATTAACATATTTCAGCACACCTTTAGTAAAAAAATTCGCAATTAAAATTGGTGCAGTAGATAAGCCTAATGAACGTAAAGTACATGAAAAAATCATGCCTAGAATGGGCGGGGTAGCCATTTATTTATCGGTTAGTATTGTTTACCTACTTATGATTTATTTTACTGATTTAGCTGGGAGTAATTTAGGGTATGCAATTTTAATTGGTGGATTTATTATTGTATTAACGGGTGTATTAGATGACTTAATTGAACTTTCGCCTAATTATAAACTGCTTGGTCAATTGCTTGGGAGTGTAGTCGCTATATTCTTTGGACTGCAAATGGAGTTTATCACTAATCCATTTACAAGTGAGTCTATCTATATCGGATGGATTGGAATTCCTTTAACGATATTCTGGATATTAGCAATTACAAATGCAATGAACTTAATTGATGGTTTAGATGGATTAGCATCTGGAGTAGCTTGTATCGCTAGCTTTGCTTTGTTCTTGGTTTCATTATCACTTGGTAACATGATGGCTGCTTTAATTTTGCTAATGATTTGTGGAAGTTTAGTGGCATTTCTTTTCTATAATTTTTATCCAGCAAAGATATTCATGGGTGATTCTGGATCATTATTTTTAGGTTACTTATTAGCAATTGTTTCGCTATCTGAATTAAAGCAAGTAACTTTTGTTACAGTCATTGTTCCAATACTGATTTTAGGAGTACCAATTTCAGATACAATATATGCGATGATTAGAAGAAAACTTAATAACCAACCTATATCATGCCCAGATAAAAATCATTTACACCATAGATTGTTAAAATTAGGCCTATCACATAAACAAACAGTATTGACTATATATTTAATTAGTTTCATTTTTAGTTTATTGGCATTACTACTAGCAAAGGTTGCAGTATGGATTAGTTTTATTATCTTGCTATTTTATATTATTCTTATCCAAGTTTCCGCAGAAGTAATTGGAATGATGCAATCAAGACACAGACCGCTTATCACTATGTATAAGCGAATTAGAGCTATATTAAAATAG
- a CDS encoding LCP family protein: MINKIILKKILLWTLIPLAVVVISASSYALYLTQKVADVLDEGSDSRVELNRGETSSKRKPNSVVDPTKDNISILFLGIDTSNAKGRGGKARTDAMLLATFNEKDKSIQMLSIPRDTYVYLPTMGYSDRISHAHAYDGVDGAVAAVEEMLNVPVDYFVRLNFYGFIEIVDALGGVEVYVPFTFREQDSNDNKGAILLEKGNQLLDGEHALAFARMRKYDNDFKRGDRQQEVLKAIINKTVSLKSITKYSTIIDAVGKNMVTNLSFKDVVSLHDYFTKGSKLSMNSIKLTGTDWYNTAESGKYYFQVNDSSLEEASKALRLHLELDEEETSSVADNN, encoded by the coding sequence TTGATTAATAAAATTATTCTTAAAAAGATACTTCTATGGACGCTTATACCACTTGCAGTTGTGGTAATTAGCGCTAGTTCTTACGCATTATATTTAACTCAAAAAGTAGCTGATGTCTTAGATGAGGGCTCAGATTCAAGAGTCGAATTAAACAGAGGAGAAACTTCTAGCAAACGGAAGCCTAACTCCGTTGTCGACCCTACAAAAGATAACATCTCTATTTTATTCCTCGGAATAGATACAAGTAACGCAAAAGGTCGAGGAGGAAAAGCTCGAACGGATGCAATGTTACTTGCTACTTTTAATGAAAAAGACAAATCGATACAAATGTTAAGCATCCCACGTGATACTTACGTTTATTTACCGACAATGGGATATAGTGATCGAATTAGTCATGCACACGCTTACGATGGAGTTGATGGAGCAGTAGCAGCTGTAGAAGAGATGTTAAATGTCCCTGTCGATTATTTCGTTCGTTTAAACTTTTATGGCTTTATTGAAATTGTTGATGCATTAGGTGGCGTTGAAGTATATGTACCGTTTACATTCCGTGAACAAGATAGTAATGATAATAAAGGTGCTATCTTACTTGAAAAAGGAAATCAACTATTAGATGGTGAGCATGCCCTTGCTTTTGCGCGAATGCGCAAATATGATAACGACTTTAAACGTGGGGATAGACAACAAGAAGTTCTAAAAGCAATTATTAATAAAACCGTTTCCTTAAAATCAATTACTAAGTACAGCACGATTATTGATGCTGTCGGTAAAAACATGGTTACTAATTTAAGCTTTAAGGATGTTGTTTCATTACACGACTACTTTACAAAAGGTTCGAAATTGAGTATGAATTCTATAAAGCTAACTGGTACTGATTGGTATAATACAGCTGAAAGTGGAAAGTATTACTTCCAGGTCAACGATTCTTCATTAGAAGAAGCATCCAAAGCATTAAGATTGCACTTGGAACTAGATGAAGAAGAAACATCTAGCGTTGCCGATAATAATTAA
- a CDS encoding YigZ family protein: MRNSYYTVKGLGQQEINIQKSRFIAYVNRATTEEEAQQFIQEIKKKHWDANHNCSAYCIGENNQIQKANDDGEPSGTAGIPILEVIKKRNLNDTVIVITRYFGGIKLGAGGLIRAYGKSASEGINTTGIVKRALMTVMETKVAYHWLGKVENELRATNNYLLKEIQYADDVIFKTYIEKGKEEVFSAWMIEMTNGQCQNSPGNVTYLEVPAED, translated from the coding sequence ATGCGTAACTCTTATTATACAGTAAAAGGGTTGGGACAACAGGAAATAAACATCCAAAAATCACGATTTATTGCTTACGTAAATCGTGCCACAACGGAAGAAGAAGCACAACAATTTATACAAGAAATTAAAAAGAAGCATTGGGATGCTAATCATAATTGTTCTGCCTACTGTATAGGTGAAAATAATCAAATACAAAAGGCGAACGACGATGGAGAGCCGAGCGGAACTGCGGGTATCCCAATTTTAGAAGTGATAAAAAAACGAAACTTAAATGACACTGTCATCGTCATAACTAGGTATTTTGGTGGGATTAAATTAGGTGCGGGTGGATTAATTCGTGCTTATGGAAAGAGTGCCTCAGAAGGTATTAATACGACCGGAATAGTTAAGCGTGCGTTAATGACCGTCATGGAAACAAAAGTTGCTTATCATTGGCTTGGAAAAGTCGAAAATGAATTACGAGCAACGAATAATTATTTACTGAAGGAAATTCAGTATGCAGATGATGTAATTTTCAAAACATATATAGAGAAGGGGAAGGAAGAAGTATTCTCAGCGTGGATGATTGAAATGACAAATGGTCAATGTCAAAATTCCCCGGGAAATGTCACTTATTTGGAAGTACCTGCTGAAGATTAA
- a CDS encoding response regulator transcription factor, giving the protein MDDHQYLTYGIYTKQLELEHDIKNELTNGFQCLINETSLNDVLKALGDNKVDFILIGNNEMVMLPLLKRDFPHLKIVVITEDIDADKVGFAIGNGAASILPYPLTTLKEQLQKVMVEGYYFPINIMEKFITSYKKINDSNTEMEQKEYRKPLHLLTRRECEVLQLLAEGKSNREVGQILYISEKTVKNHVSNILMKLKVKDRTKAVLLAIKKSWVYVS; this is encoded by the coding sequence TTGGATGATCATCAATACTTAACATATGGAATCTATACGAAACAATTAGAGCTTGAACATGATATTAAAAACGAATTGACGAATGGTTTTCAATGTTTAATCAATGAAACGTCATTAAATGATGTACTAAAAGCACTTGGCGATAATAAGGTGGATTTCATTTTAATTGGCAATAACGAAATGGTAATGCTTCCACTGCTTAAGAGAGACTTCCCGCATTTAAAGATTGTTGTAATAACTGAGGATATAGATGCTGATAAAGTGGGCTTTGCAATTGGAAATGGAGCGGCAAGTATTTTACCTTACCCTTTAACAACTTTGAAAGAACAACTTCAAAAAGTTATGGTTGAAGGGTACTATTTTCCGATTAATATAATGGAGAAGTTTATTACCTCTTATAAAAAAATAAACGATTCAAATACCGAAATGGAACAAAAAGAATATCGTAAGCCATTGCATTTACTGACTCGTCGTGAATGTGAAGTTTTACAGTTACTAGCAGAAGGTAAAAGTAATCGTGAGGTAGGTCAAATTTTATATATTAGTGAAAAAACAGTAAAGAATCATGTTAGTAATATCCTTATGAAACTTAAAGTTAAAGATCGTACGAAAGCTGTTTTATTGGCGATAAAAAAAAGTTGGGTATATGTTTCCTAA
- a CDS encoding DegV family protein has translation MTIAIVTDSTAYLPKEVREEHNIYMVPLNVIFGSESYQEELELTTDQFYEEIKKRDQLPKTSQPAIGNLLEMYEKLAEDYDEVISIHLSSGISGTFQSAVSAGNMVDGIKVHAFDTEISAMAQGFYVLEAAKMAKQGKTVSEIITRLEEIKESMKVYFMADDLSHLHRGGRLNAAQLLVGSMLKIKPLLSFVDKKIVPFEKIRTRKKAIKRILELFDEDINGSQVKATVIHSQREEEACALKAEIEAKYPNAEVVVSHFGPVIGTHLGEGSIGMAWYKK, from the coding sequence ATGACAATCGCTATTGTAACGGATAGTACTGCTTACTTACCAAAGGAAGTCCGTGAAGAACATAATATATATATGGTTCCACTAAACGTTATTTTTGGAAGCGAGTCCTACCAAGAAGAATTAGAACTTACAACAGACCAGTTTTATGAAGAAATAAAAAAACGTGACCAATTACCAAAAACGTCACAGCCAGCTATTGGCAACCTGTTAGAAATGTATGAAAAGTTAGCAGAAGATTATGATGAAGTAATTTCTATTCATTTATCAAGTGGTATAAGTGGTACTTTTCAGTCTGCCGTTTCAGCTGGAAACATGGTAGATGGAATAAAAGTGCATGCATTTGATACAGAAATAAGTGCTATGGCTCAAGGATTTTACGTTTTAGAAGCTGCGAAAATGGCTAAACAAGGTAAAACAGTAAGTGAGATAATAACTCGCCTTGAAGAAATAAAAGAAAGTATGAAAGTATACTTTATGGCAGATGATTTAAGCCATCTCCATCGTGGTGGCCGCCTAAATGCTGCGCAACTTTTAGTTGGTAGCATGTTGAAAATCAAACCACTATTGAGTTTTGTAGATAAAAAAATCGTTCCATTTGAAAAAATTCGTACACGAAAAAAAGCAATTAAAAGAATACTTGAACTTTTTGATGAAGATATAAATGGTTCTCAAGTTAAAGCTACGGTTATCCATTCACAACGTGAAGAAGAAGCTTGTGCATTGAAAGCTGAAATTGAAGCGAAATATCCGAATGCTGAAGTTGTTGTGAGTCATTTTGGACCAGTTATAGGTACACATTTAGGTGAAGGTTCAATTGGTATGGCTTGGTATAAAAAATAA
- a CDS encoding DEAD/DEAH box helicase — protein sequence MKFASFSVNEKIFIRPVSNNETNGLPISSIKEWSTNPINVNYRFNGELQGKLEGRRLLLEQLDVPLEEIHEHVENGYIKYHKGITEDNNALKCNRCGNNDEAFFASYPCARCSLKCKYCRKCILMGRIAMCTALVSWCGPKCKGPEIGNIEMNWTGKLSLGQERASERVVNAILKQEDLLVWAVCGAGKTEVLLSGIKQALQMNMKICVASPRVDVIHELTPRFKNVFPNVEVISLYGGSNDRGKISNFVLATTHQLIHYYKYFDAIIIDEVDAFPYSYDEMLTVAVQNAKKEVASTVLLSATPGKAIRVNTPTIKIPARYHRSPLPVPSFCWIGDWKKKLAKNNITKKLYNWLKKRLDASNPIFVFVPSVEVMKKLVTILKKLDGRIESVYAEDKSRKEKVQQFREGKIPCLVTTTILERGVTVPNLHVAVYGSEESVFSRSALVQIAGRVGRSQDYPIGDVVFFHYGKSRAMVEARAEILAMNKEGKELGLLNEG from the coding sequence ATGAAGTTTGCCTCTTTTTCTGTTAATGAAAAGATATTTATTCGACCTGTTTCTAATAATGAAACTAATGGTTTGCCAATAAGTTCTATAAAAGAATGGTCTACAAATCCTATTAATGTTAATTACCGTTTTAATGGAGAACTTCAAGGAAAGTTAGAAGGTAGAAGGTTATTATTAGAACAGTTAGATGTACCTTTAGAAGAAATTCATGAACACGTTGAGAACGGCTACATTAAATACCATAAAGGAATTACAGAAGATAATAACGCCCTGAAGTGTAATCGCTGTGGTAATAATGACGAAGCCTTTTTTGCTAGCTATCCTTGCGCTCGATGCTCTTTAAAGTGCAAGTATTGTCGTAAATGTATTTTAATGGGGCGAATAGCAATGTGTACTGCGCTCGTTTCTTGGTGTGGTCCTAAGTGTAAAGGTCCAGAAATAGGTAACATAGAAATGAATTGGACAGGAAAGTTATCCCTTGGGCAAGAGAGAGCATCAGAAAGAGTAGTAAACGCAATATTGAAACAAGAAGATCTTTTAGTATGGGCGGTTTGCGGTGCTGGAAAGACAGAAGTGTTGCTTAGTGGAATAAAACAGGCATTACAAATGAACATGAAAATTTGTGTAGCTAGTCCACGAGTCGATGTTATACACGAACTTACACCTCGATTTAAAAACGTCTTTCCAAATGTAGAGGTTATATCACTTTACGGGGGAAGTAACGATAGAGGAAAAATCTCAAATTTTGTACTTGCAACGACACATCAGTTAATTCATTACTATAAATACTTTGATGCCATTATTATTGATGAAGTAGACGCCTTTCCATACTCTTATGACGAAATGCTTACTGTTGCGGTTCAAAATGCTAAAAAAGAGGTTGCGTCTACCGTTCTTTTATCTGCTACACCAGGAAAAGCAATTAGAGTAAACACTCCGACAATAAAAATACCAGCTCGGTACCATAGATCCCCTTTACCAGTTCCATCTTTTTGTTGGATTGGAGACTGGAAAAAAAAGCTAGCTAAAAACAATATAACAAAAAAACTATATAACTGGCTTAAGAAAAGACTTGACGCAAGTAACCCAATTTTCGTATTCGTTCCTTCAGTAGAGGTCATGAAAAAGCTAGTAACAATATTAAAGAAACTAGATGGTCGCATTGAATCAGTTTATGCAGAAGACAAAAGCCGAAAAGAAAAAGTTCAGCAATTTCGCGAAGGAAAAATACCGTGTTTAGTTACAACGACAATATTAGAAAGAGGAGTCACGGTTCCTAATTTACACGTTGCAGTTTATGGTTCTGAGGAAAGTGTTTTTTCTCGAAGTGCATTAGTTCAAATAGCAGGGAGAGTTGGCAGGAGTCAAGATTACCCAATTGGAGATGTAGTATTTTTTCATTATGGTAAAAGTCGGGCAATGGTTGAGGCCAGAGCGGAAATACTCGCAATGAACAAGGAAGGAAAGGAACTAGGTCTTTTAAATGAGGGATAA
- a CDS encoding ComF family protein: MSNCRWCGNAIDVLGWDILLCEETRTICAYCESLLEKTSEFSCVICHKRLQRNMQVCVDCKRWENNSDWHGVLTKNRSLYYYNEFLKDVIAKYKYRGDYELVKLFKLRLQKVYNEDFSGLPTVPIPLSKKRQYARGFNQAVGIAEQLKVPIHNVLTRLASDKKQSKKDKKKRFSYKKPMFACKDLPHSILKGGEVLIIDDVYTTGATIRHAAKALKDRGVARVFSLTLAR, encoded by the coding sequence ATGTCAAACTGCAGATGGTGTGGTAATGCAATTGATGTTTTAGGTTGGGATATTTTACTATGTGAAGAAACGCGAACAATTTGCGCTTATTGTGAAAGTTTACTTGAGAAAACTAGTGAATTTTCCTGTGTTATTTGTCATAAAAGACTGCAGAGGAATATGCAAGTATGTGTTGATTGTAAAAGGTGGGAAAATAATAGTGATTGGCATGGAGTTCTGACCAAAAATCGATCGTTATATTATTACAATGAGTTTTTAAAAGATGTGATAGCAAAATATAAATATCGTGGTGATTATGAGCTTGTAAAGCTGTTCAAGTTGAGGCTTCAAAAAGTTTATAATGAAGATTTTAGTGGTTTACCAACGGTTCCAATACCGCTAAGTAAAAAGAGGCAATATGCAAGAGGCTTTAATCAAGCAGTGGGTATTGCAGAACAATTAAAAGTACCTATTCATAATGTACTTACAAGATTAGCTTCTGATAAAAAACAAAGTAAAAAAGATAAAAAGAAGAGATTTTCTTACAAAAAGCCGATGTTTGCATGTAAGGATCTGCCGCATAGTATTCTAAAGGGAGGAGAAGTATTAATTATCGATGACGTATATACAACTGGAGCGACAATAAGGCATGCTGCGAAGGCTTTAAAAGACAGAGGAGTTGCTCGTGTATTTTCGTTAACACTTGCTAGATAG